A single region of the Thermococcus paralvinellae genome encodes:
- a CDS encoding MoaD/ThiS family protein, producing MKIKIRLYGELALKFSPEFEIEIEEGSTVEDLLRKLKISAEEHHILVNERKVGKSYRLRESDYVKLLPVVYGGYSPGP from the coding sequence ATGAAGATAAAGATTAGACTATATGGAGAGCTCGCATTAAAATTCTCTCCAGAATTCGAGATTGAAATTGAGGAAGGCTCTACTGTTGAAGATTTGCTTAGAAAGCTAAAGATAAGTGCAGAGGAACACCATATACTCGTAAACGAGCGCAAAGTTGGAAAAAGCTATAGGTTAAGGGAAAGTGACTATGTAAAGCTCCTACCAGTGGTTTATGGAGGCTACTCCCCGGGACCATGA